The following proteins come from a genomic window of Azoarcus sp. PA01:
- the bamB gene encoding outer membrane protein assembly factor BamB: MTRPLLTLLLAGSLALSAGCSSLNPFASATPKPAELVAFKPSAELHTLWQTKIGSSGPYVLQPAVVGDAVYAAAHDGTLARYQDGKAVWTAKVGKRLSAGVGSDGRLAVVVTTGGEVVAYDAASGELRWRVPAGVEVLAPPAVADAVIVVRASDSRLIGLDARDGSRRWVFQRPTPPLALRSFAGMTIEGGVALVGYPGGKLVAINLANGGPMWELTVATPRGATELERVADVAGTPVLGRREVCAVAYQGRAACFDATNGNAIWSREFSSSAGMDRDTRFVYITDDRDAVHALDAGSGASAWKQDALARRTVSRPLVAGNFVAVGDSEGYVHLLDRESGAFAARARADDSAIVADPRRFGGQGFVIQTRDGNIRVFEVR, translated from the coding sequence ATGACGCGTCCTCTGCTCACCCTGCTGCTCGCGGGCTCGCTCGCGCTTTCCGCCGGCTGCTCGTCCCTGAATCCTTTTGCCTCGGCCACGCCCAAGCCCGCCGAACTCGTCGCGTTCAAGCCTTCGGCCGAGCTGCATACGCTCTGGCAGACGAAGATCGGTTCGTCCGGGCCGTACGTGCTCCAGCCGGCGGTCGTCGGCGACGCGGTCTATGCGGCGGCGCATGACGGCACGCTCGCGCGCTACCAGGACGGCAAAGCGGTGTGGACGGCGAAAGTCGGCAAGCGCCTGTCCGCGGGAGTCGGCAGCGACGGCCGCCTTGCAGTCGTCGTGACGACCGGCGGCGAAGTGGTCGCGTACGACGCTGCCAGCGGCGAACTGCGCTGGCGCGTTCCGGCCGGTGTCGAAGTCCTCGCCCCGCCGGCAGTGGCCGACGCGGTCATCGTCGTGCGCGCGTCCGACAGTCGACTGATCGGGCTCGATGCCCGCGACGGCAGTCGCCGCTGGGTGTTCCAGCGCCCGACGCCGCCGCTAGCGCTGCGCAGTTTCGCCGGCATGACGATCGAAGGCGGGGTGGCGCTCGTCGGCTACCCGGGCGGCAAGCTGGTCGCGATCAATCTCGCGAACGGCGGGCCGATGTGGGAGCTGACGGTGGCGACGCCGCGCGGCGCGACCGAACTCGAACGCGTTGCCGACGTCGCCGGAACGCCGGTGCTCGGGCGGCGCGAAGTGTGCGCGGTGGCCTATCAGGGACGCGCGGCGTGCTTCGACGCGACCAACGGCAACGCGATCTGGTCGCGCGAGTTCTCGAGCAGCGCGGGCATGGATCGCGACACGCGCTTTGTCTACATCACGGACGACAGGGACGCAGTCCACGCGCTGGACGCGGGCAGCGGCGCGAGCGCGTGGAAACAGGATGCGCTGGCGCGACGCACGGTATCGCGCCCGCTTGTCGCCGGGAACTTCGTCGCCGTCGGCGACAGCGAAGGTTACGTGCATCTCCTCGACCGCGAGAGCGGTGCCTTCGCGGCGCGCGCGCGCGCCGACGACAGCGCGATCGTTGCCGATCCGCGCCGCTTCGGTGGCCAGGGTTTTGTCATCCAGACGCGTGACGGCAACATCCGTGTCTTTGAAGTCCGCTAG
- a CDS encoding tetratricopeptide repeat protein, which translates to MAVYDLEEQEQISELKAWWAQYGKLVTTLAVAAALASVGWQGFKWYQNKQASEAGALYFVVQQAAERGDAQKAREAAGQIIEKFSGTAYAEMAALLSAGVQFSAGEGKNARAQLEWLVEHGDDAALRDIARLRLASVLLDEGAHAEALTRLQAEPDAALKGRFADLRGDVLAASGKPDEARSAYQGALDAIAQGGTEGGETLREVVRVKLQALEG; encoded by the coding sequence GGTGGGCGCAGTACGGCAAGCTCGTGACGACGCTCGCGGTCGCGGCAGCGCTCGCGTCGGTCGGCTGGCAGGGCTTCAAGTGGTACCAGAACAAGCAGGCGAGCGAAGCCGGCGCGCTGTATTTTGTCGTGCAGCAGGCCGCCGAGCGAGGCGACGCGCAGAAGGCCCGCGAAGCCGCCGGCCAGATCATCGAAAAATTCTCCGGCACCGCCTATGCCGAAATGGCCGCGTTGCTGTCGGCAGGCGTGCAGTTCAGCGCCGGCGAGGGAAAGAACGCGCGTGCCCAGCTCGAGTGGCTCGTGGAGCACGGCGACGACGCGGCGCTGCGTGACATCGCGCGGCTGCGGCTCGCGAGCGTGTTGCTCGACGAAGGCGCTCATGCCGAGGCGCTCACCCGGCTGCAAGCCGAGCCCGATGCGGCGCTGAAAGGGCGTTTCGCCGACCTGCGCGGTGATGTGCTCGCGGCGAGCGGCAAGCCTGACGAGGCCCGCAGCGCCTACCAGGGCGCGTTGGACGCGATCGCGCAAGGCGGCACCGAAGGCGGCGAGACGCTGCGCGAAGTGGTCCGCGTGAAGCTTCAGGCGCTGGAGGGCTGA